A stretch of the Syntrophorhabdaceae bacterium genome encodes the following:
- a CDS encoding thermonuclease family protein produces the protein MKNIIIFIVFALSFLLPAPAFSKDYVVRKVIDGDTIQLDTGETVRYLGIEAPRLKTKEGGAEFYAKEALKYNKRLVFMKKVRLEFDHDKKDPQGRLLAYVFIKNLFVNAELVKLGYARASVKAPNVKYQRILTNLEKKAVEGEKGLWQEKKKDTESYYVGNKRTYTLHRPSCKYVSKIPAKDKIIFRNRADALKIGYTPDKYCKP, from the coding sequence ATGAAAAATATTATTATTTTTATCGTTTTTGCACTCTCTTTTCTCCTTCCAGCCCCCGCCTTTAGCAAAGACTACGTGGTCAGAAAGGTCATCGACGGTGATACCATACAACTGGACACAGGTGAAACTGTGAGATATCTGGGCATCGAGGCCCCGAGATTGAAGACAAAAGAAGGTGGTGCGGAGTTTTACGCAAAAGAAGCATTGAAGTACAACAAAAGGCTTGTCTTCATGAAAAAGGTCCGTCTTGAATTCGACCACGACAAAAAAGACCCGCAGGGGCGATTACTCGCCTATGTCTTTATCAAGAACCTGTTCGTCAACGCAGAACTTGTAAAGCTCGGCTACGCAAGGGCGTCGGTCAAGGCGCCAAACGTAAAATACCAGAGGATACTTACAAACCTTGAAAAAAAGGCCGTAGAGGGGGAAAAAGGTCTCTGGCAGGAAAAGAAAAAGGATACGGAATCCTATTATGTCGGAAACAAACGCACCTATACCCTCCACAGACCATCCTGTAAGTATGTGAGCAAGATCCCGGCAAAAGATAAAATAATCTTCAGAAATCGTGCAGACGCATTAAAAATCGGGTATACTCCTGATAAATACTGTAAACCATGA